In Deinococcus ruber, the genomic window CGCTCAGATGGGGCGTGATCGCTAAGGGTTTGATAGTTAGAGTTTAACTCAATTCCGTATGAGATCTTCACGGCTGACAGTCCAAAGCCGAGACGTGCGTCATGAACACCATCTCACAGAGAAGGAATGAACAAGAAGGCGCACGTCGAAAGTTTGTGTTCGCTTCTTCTGCCGTGTCTGCTTCAGTGACCCAGAATCTTGCTGAGAAACAGTTCGGCCCGCTCGTTCTGGGGATTGGTGTAGAACTGCTCGGGCGTGGTATCGACCACGATATTTCCCTGATCGAAAAAGACCACACGGTCGGCCACTTCCCGCGCAAAGCCCATCTCGTGCGTCACCACCAGCATGGTCATTCCGGTCTGCGCCAGCCCTTTCATCACGTCCAGCACTTCCTTGATCATCTCGGGATCGAGCGCACTGGTCGGCTCATCGAAGAGCATGATCTTGGGGTCCATCGCCAGGGCACGCGCTATCGCTACCCGCTGCTGCTGCCCGCCCGACAGCTGAGCCGGGAACTTATGCGCCTGCTCTTCGATGCCGACACGCCTCAGGAGTTCCATCGCTCGCTGCTCGGCCTGGGCTTTGGGCAGCTTACGGACGCGGGTAGGAGCCAGCATCAGATTGTTCAGCACCGACAGATGCGGAAACAGATTGAAGCTCTGAAACACCATGCCCACTTCCCGCCTGATCTGGTCGAGATTCTGCCCATCTTTCAGCTCCACGCCGTCTACGGTAATCACGCCCTGTTCGTGGGGTTCCAGGCGGTTGATGGTGCGGATAAAGGTGCTCTTGCCGCTGCCGCTGGGGCCGATAATCACCACGACTTCCCCGGCCTTGACCGTCAGATTCACGCCTTTGAGCGCATGGAAGCTGCCGTAGCGCTTGTGAACATCCTTCGCCACGATGATGTCTTTTCCGGTGATGTCCTTTCCGGTCTTCGAGAGGGCAGCCTGATGCATACGGCAGTGTAATACGGACGGGGCGTTCAATTCCTGTACATCGGGGCCGTGTCTCCCCCGCGCTTCCGGCCACTCACATCAGTCGGTGAAGCCACTCGGTCAACAGTGCCCGTTCTGCCGCACTGAACGGCGCCGCGCTGCCCGGCAACAACGCCGCCAGCGCCACGGCATGAGCAGCTGCACGCTGGGGTTCCTGGGGTTCAGAGTCGGCGACGCTCTCCGGCTGCGGTGTCAGAATGGCCCTGAAGACCGCCTCGCGCATCAGTTCGGCGACCCCAGGATCGTACTGCTCGGCAATCAGCAGACTCAGGGTAAGACCCTTGCCCGCCGCCTGGATCATGGCGACCGCCCGCTCGACACTGACCGCCAGCCGTCCGGCCTCGGCCACCCGCTGCACGATGCCGCGCAGAAGCGCCGACGCCTCCAGTGCAGCGGGCGACTCGCTGCCGGGCTGCGTCATTCGGTACATCAGCGTGTACAGGTGCGGGTGTTTCAGGCCGAAGTCCAGATGCAGATCCCAGCCCCCGCGCAGGTCTTCCACCGGATCGCTCAGACTGCCACGCGCCACTTTGGCCTGCAAATACGACGTGAAACCGGCACTTGCAACTGCATTCAGCAGCCCCTGCATGTCTCCGAACTGCCGGTAGATGGTCGGCGGCTGCACGTCGGCGGCAGCGCTGACTGCCCGCGTAGACACCGCCTCGATTCCTCCAGATTCCAGCAGCGTAAGAGCAGCCTGAAGAATGCGTTCCTGCGGGGAAGAAAGAGATGCCGACGTCATGAAGCTATGATAACGCTTTTCTGTTATCGGCTTGACATATCAGCGATGCCGACTCTATGTTATCGGCGTGAACACCGCCGTGCAGCGGTTCGCTCCGTACAGGTGTTTCTCTGGCAGCGCTGCACCTCCTCCCCCGGTCCAGATGTGGGCCAAAGACCAAGGAGTTTGACCATGACCAACCTCAGCAATACGGCAACCATCGGCAACGCGGGCACCTACTCTCTGGGAGATTTCACGGTCAATCGGCTGGGCTACGGAGCGATGCAGCTTGCCGGGCCGGGCGTGTTCGGGCCGCCCAGAGACCCTGCCGCAGCGCTGGCCGTTCTGCGCGAAGTGGTGGCGAGTGGCGTCAACCACATCGACACCAGTGACTTTTACGGCCCGCACATCACCAACGAGCTGATCCGGGAAGCCCTTCACCCGTATCCAGAATCACTCGTGATCGTCACCAAGGTCGGTGCGGTGCGCGGTACCGACGGCTCATGGAACCCGGCGCAGCGTCCAGACGAGCTGAAACAGGCCATTCATGACAACCTTCAGCACCTGGGAATGGACGCGCTCCACGTCGTGAATCTGCGCGTGATGGGCGAGGGGCACGGGCCGAGCGAGGCCGACATTTCTGAGCAGTTCGCTGCTCTGGCCGAGCTTCAGAAACAGGGTCTGATCCGGCATCTGGGCCTCAGCAACGTGACGGCGCGGCAGGTCGAGGAAGCTCAGGCTATTGCGCCCGTCGTCTGCGTGCAGAATGAATACAACCTCGCGCACCGGGGCGACGACGCCCTGATCGACCTGCTGGCAGCGCAGAACATCGCTTACGTGCCGTTCTTCCCGCTCGGCGGCTTCAGTCCGCTTCAGTCCACGGCGCTCTCGGCGGTGGCCGAACGGCTGGGCGCAACACCGATGCAGGTGGCTCTGGCGTGGCTGCTGCACCGCTCACCCAACATCCTGCTGATTCCCGGCACCTCGTCGGTTGCCCACCTGCGCGAAAACCTGGCGACGGCACAGCTGACCCTGCCAGACGACGCTCTGACCGATCTCGATCAGATTGCACAGGACACTGCGACCTCGGCATAACTTGAATACAGACACCCGCCGCCGTATTGACAGCAGGCAGAACGGAAGCGGGACAGCCGAGCATCGTCCTTCCCGAGCGCCGATGCGGAATACTGACCGACGATGCCCACGGCGACCTATCTCCGCACCATCTGCACCGTGCCAGTCAGTCTCGGCGCGGACGTTTCCGACATGGCCCTGTGGGAGCGGGTCTTTCTGGGCTGGCAGTTCCGGCCCGTCCGGGATGCCGAAGGACACCTGAGCGGCGCCGTGGAACGCGCCATTCAGCTGGTGACCCGCGCCGATCAGTCGGATGTTCGCAGTGGCGCAGTGGTATATGCGCTGTGGCCGCAGTCCAGCGGCACGCTGCCCGCCCTCGTGAACATGTCGGGCGACGCCCGCTTTGTCACGGTTCGCATTTTCGCTGCTGCCCTGACCGATGTGCAGGCGATGACCGAACGTGTCCTGGCCCGCATGGCGCAGGAGGCCGCCTTCGAAGTGGGAGAGGGACTGCGGGTGGCACTGGCGATCAGCATCGACGGTGTGCGGACCGATCTGACATCAGGCCGGGTCAGTGCCGGGCGCGGCAGCGTGCTGACAGGCTTTTACGCCGCGAACAAGTATGTTCTGAACATCACCGTGAGTGTGCTGGTGTGCACGCTGCTGGTGGTGCTGCTGGTGACGCCGAGCGGAACGTATACGCCGCTGGGGAAGATGTACGGACTGGCCGAACGGGTACTCTCGGCGGTTCTGCTGAACTTCCTGCTGCTGGCGTCACAGTTTCTATTTTTCGCCCGGCATCACCCGGTCATCGCCTGGGAGCGTCCGTGATGCCGGGTTTTTTCACTCTCCCCACCCGTGTCTTCCACCCTCAGCTTGAAAGGCTGAACGACTTCGGAGATCGTCAACGGCCCTGAGCACCATTGTTCCGGCCCGCTGGCTCTGCTGTCCTTGCTTTTCCGCGACTTGCATTTCCGGGCTGGAAGAAGGACGCTGACGCATGTCTCAACGGCTTACCTTGAAACATACTTTCCGGTGGGTTGAAAGCCTTCATACCGCTGCTCATGGCGCGGGGCACATCAGATGACCCGGCTTCCGGGGCCGCCTTCTGTCTCCGAGACCAACTGGGGAGGGAATCTGATGTACAGCGCCGCAAGATTCCACCGCCCTGGGAGCGTGGAAGAGCTTCAGGAGATCGTCCGGCGAGCCTCCTCCGTGAAGGCACTCGGCACCCGGCACTCTTTCAGTTCGGTGGCCGACACCGAGGGCGATCTGGTCTCGCTCGAACGGCTGAGCCGCACTATCACGGTCAATGCAGACCAGCAAACCGTCCGAATCGGGGGCGGCGTGCGCTACGGCGAACTGGGCGCAGCGCTGCATGCACAGGGATTCGCGCTACCCAATCTCGCCTCGTTGCCGCAGCTGTCGGTGGCAGGAGCCTGCGCGACTGGAACGCACGGGTCGGGCGACGCCTCACCTGTGCTCGCCTCGGCAGTGACGCGGCTCGAACTGCTGACTGCCAGCGGCGACCTGCTGGAACTGTCACCCGAACACGGCGCAGAGATGTTCAGGGGCGCGGTGGTGTCTGTGGGTGCGCTGGGCATCGTGACGGCGCTGACCCTGGCTGTCGAGCCGACCTACGAGGTACGTCAGGACGTCTACGAACATCTGGCGCTGGAACAGGTCGCCGGGCAGTTCGACGAGGTGATGTCTGCGGCAGACAGCGTCAGCCTGTTTACCACCTGGCAGAACGACACGTTTCATCAGGCGTGGCTGAAGCGGCGCGTGCATGGAGCGGTACTGGCCGCCCCGCGCACGTGGTTTGGGGCAACGCTGGCAGAGCAAGACCTCCACCCGGTTCCCGGAGCTTCGGCAACGCCATGTACGCCGCAGGGCGGCAGACCGGGACCTTGGTTCGAGCGCTGGCCCCACTTCCGGATGGGTCAGACGCCCAGCAGTGGCGAGGAAGTGCAGAGCGAGTACCTGTTTCCCAGACAGCACGCACCCGCCGCCCTTCGTGCGCTGTTTGCGCTGGGGCCGCACCTCGCGCCGCTGCTGCTCGTCTCGGAAGTTCGCACCGTGGCTGCCGATTCGTTCTGGCTCAGCCCCTGCTCGGGCCACGACTGCGCCGCCGTTCATTTCACGTGGCGACAGGACGAACCTGCGGTGCGGGCGCTGCTTCCGCTGATCGAGTCGGCGCTCACGCCTTTTGGCGCACGTCCACACTGGGGCAAAGTCTTCGTCACGCCGCCGCAGCGCTGGCTGGGCCGCCAGTCGAGGCTGGCCGACTTCCGCGACCTGATGCAGACCCTCGACCCTGACGGAAAGTTCCAGAATGCCTTTCTGAAGGCCACTTTCCTGGACCAGAACAATTTCTGATGGCAGGCTGTTCACCCGTGCAGTGCCGTCAGGGGGTCACGACACCCTGAGCAATCAGCGCCGTCAGTGACGTCTGCACTCCCTCCAGCGACGAGTACCGGGGCACATACCCCAGGGCCTGCCGCGCCTTGGCGATACTGCAATTGGGGCTGCGCGAGATGTGTTCCCAGGTGGCCTGCGCGTCCTTCTCGGCCACGCCGGAACGCCACTCCCCGAACGGCATGAAGCTCAGGTTCGCCTCGTGCCCGAACCAGCGCGACACCGCCTCGGCATAGCCGCGCAGCGTCAGAGCCGCCGGAGACACCAGATGAAACGCCTCTCCCACCGCCGAGTTCCAGTGCGTCAGCGCCCGCTCGAAGCCCTGGGCAACGTCGTCTGCATGCACGTGATGCACCGTCTCCAGCCCCAGATTCGGCAGCGACAGCTCTTCGCCCCGCGCCAGCGCCGTAAAAACCTCGGGATTGAAGTGACCCGCCGGATTCAGCGGCACCCACCCAGGCCCCACGATATGCCCCGGATGCAGCACCGTCGCCGGAAAACCCTGCTGCCTCGCCGCCTGAAGCAGCTCCTGTTCGATGGCCGCCTTGGCCGTTCCGTAACCCCCAAACGGACGGCGGGCCGCCGATTCCTGGGTCGGCACTTCGGTGCTGTGCCCATGCACCCAGATGGTGCCGCAGTGCAGAAAGTGCTGAATCTGCGCGCGCAGAGCCTCGGTCAGCTGCCGGTTACTCTCCGGCGTAAAGCAGATCAGGTCGATCACCACATCGGGCTTCAGGGCCAGAATCGCCGAGCCGAATTCTCCGGCAGCCTCGGCGGCGCTCCGGTCAATCGTCACCTGCTGGGCAGCCTTCCAGCTCGGAAAGTTCTGATACGGTTCGCGCTGCTGACGGCTGACCGAGACCACGTCACAGCCGAGAGCAAGCAGTCGGGGCACCAGAAAGGTACCGATGTGTCCTGTTCCGCCGATCACCACAACCCGCATGTACGCCTCCTCCAGGCTTGCTGGAATCTCAGGGTAGGGGAAAAGCCGACGCTGCGGCGACACCTTCAGGGTTGCTCAACGGCGGCCCAGGCTGGTGTTCTGCTGAAATGCCGTAACACCCTGGTAATGCTCGAAGACCACGCTGACAGCCAGGAGGAACACTATGCTTGTCAGAGACGCCATGCACGGCATCACCGTCACCATTCAGAGTCATCAGTCACTGCCCGACGCGGTGGTGATGATGGAAACGCTCAAGGTCAAGCGCCTGCCGGTGATGCTGAATACCACGCTGGTCGGCCTGCTGAGCGACGGCGACATCAAACGGCATCTGCCCGCTCTGCACGACGGGCTGACGCCCTGGGACTTCACCTACCGCGCCGGAACCGTCAAGGTCAGCGAGGCGATGTGTCGGACTGTCATCAGCACCACGTCAGACACGCGCCTGGAAACGGCCATCGAGCTGATGCTGGAGCGCCGGGTGGGGGGGCTGCCGGTGCTCGGCGACGGGGAACTGGTGGGTATGTTGACGCTCACCGACGTGCTGCGGGCCGCCCTCACCGCGCCGCGTGACATGTGGGCCAACGTGCGCGAGCACATGACCCAGCAGGTGATTGCCGTGACCGCCGACTCGCCGGCCAGCGAAGCGGCAGCCACGCTCAGGATCACGCGGCTCCGGGTGCTGCCCGTCACCGAGCGGGGACAGCTTGTGGGCGTGATCCATCAGACCGATATCGAGGCAGCGGTGGAACGTCAGGTTGCCGCGCACGGCGATACCCTGCTGAGCGACCAGTTCTTTCTGAAAAACGTGTCTGCCCGCGACCTGATGCGCCCCCCGGCAGACCTGGTGACAGCGAGTATGCCGATGCGCGACGCCGTGACCAAGATGTTCAGTTCCGACGTACACGGCCTGCCCGTGGTCAGCGACAGCGGGAAACTGCTGGGCGTCGTGACAGTCAGCGACGTTCTGAAAACGCTGCTGGGGCAACAGGCAGCGCACCACACCTGAGCCGACTGGAGCAGTCCGTCAAGCAGGAGCCTGAGCGAAACCACACCGCTCAGGCTCCTGCTCTCTGTTGCCGCGAATCTCTGATCTGTCCCTGGCTTTCAGCGGTTCAGAAGCAAAAAGACCCTTACCGGGGCTGAGTCCCGGAGACACTGTCAGCACGGTTCCCGGTTCGCAGTTCGTCGGGCACGTCGGCCTCGCGCACCACCAGTACCGGTATGCTGGCGTGCCGCACGACCTGCTCGGCCACCGATCCCAGCACCCAGCGGCCCAGACCACGGCGTCCGTGGGTGCCGATGACCAGCACGTCTGCCGCGTAGGAGCGGGCGGCCCTGAGCAGGGCTTCTGCGGGTTCGCCCGTCACGGCGACGCGGCTCTCTTCGTCTCGGGCCAGTCGGTCCAGGGTATCCAGTGCGCGGCGCTCGGCCTGTGCGCTGGCGGCGCGGCCTTCTTGCTCCAGCGGCAGGCTCCGTGGGTCAACCACCGTCACGAGGCGGCGATGGGCGTTTGGATAGTGGGCACGCGCTACCTTGAGCGCCAGCCGGGCATGCGGCGAGGAATCGACAGCAACCAGAACGTGCCTGACTGTCTCCAAATCTCCCGACGCCTGAAGATCGCCATGTGCGCGGGGCGGAACGGGCAGGCTGGGCGAAACGGGCTGAGAGACCGAAGCGCGGCGCAGCAGACCCAGCG contains:
- a CDS encoding amino acid ABC transporter ATP-binding protein, translating into MHQAALSKTGKDITGKDIIVAKDVHKRYGSFHALKGVNLTVKAGEVVVIIGPSGSGKSTFIRTINRLEPHEQGVITVDGVELKDGQNLDQIRREVGMVFQSFNLFPHLSVLNNLMLAPTRVRKLPKAQAEQRAMELLRRVGIEEQAHKFPAQLSGGQQQRVAIARALAMDPKIMLFDEPTSALDPEMIKEVLDVMKGLAQTGMTMLVVTHEMGFAREVADRVVFFDQGNIVVDTTPEQFYTNPQNERAELFLSKILGH
- a CDS encoding TetR/AcrR family transcriptional regulator codes for the protein MTSASLSSPQERILQAALTLLESGGIEAVSTRAVSAAADVQPPTIYRQFGDMQGLLNAVASAGFTSYLQAKVARGSLSDPVEDLRGGWDLHLDFGLKHPHLYTLMYRMTQPGSESPAALEASALLRGIVQRVAEAGRLAVSVERAVAMIQAAGKGLTLSLLIAEQYDPGVAELMREAVFRAILTPQPESVADSEPQEPQRAAAHAVALAALLPGSAAPFSAAERALLTEWLHRLM
- a CDS encoding aldo/keto reductase family oxidoreductase; translation: MTNLSNTATIGNAGTYSLGDFTVNRLGYGAMQLAGPGVFGPPRDPAAALAVLREVVASGVNHIDTSDFYGPHITNELIREALHPYPESLVIVTKVGAVRGTDGSWNPAQRPDELKQAIHDNLQHLGMDALHVVNLRVMGEGHGPSEADISEQFAALAELQKQGLIRHLGLSNVTARQVEEAQAIAPVVCVQNEYNLAHRGDDALIDLLAAQNIAYVPFFPLGGFSPLQSTALSAVAERLGATPMQVALAWLLHRSPNILLIPGTSSVAHLRENLATAQLTLPDDALTDLDQIAQDTATSA
- a CDS encoding FAD-binding protein, with the protein product MTRLPGPPSVSETNWGGNLMYSAARFHRPGSVEELQEIVRRASSVKALGTRHSFSSVADTEGDLVSLERLSRTITVNADQQTVRIGGGVRYGELGAALHAQGFALPNLASLPQLSVAGACATGTHGSGDASPVLASAVTRLELLTASGDLLELSPEHGAEMFRGAVVSVGALGIVTALTLAVEPTYEVRQDVYEHLALEQVAGQFDEVMSAADSVSLFTTWQNDTFHQAWLKRRVHGAVLAAPRTWFGATLAEQDLHPVPGASATPCTPQGGRPGPWFERWPHFRMGQTPSSGEEVQSEYLFPRQHAPAALRALFALGPHLAPLLLVSEVRTVAADSFWLSPCSGHDCAAVHFTWRQDEPAVRALLPLIESALTPFGARPHWGKVFVTPPQRWLGRQSRLADFRDLMQTLDPDGKFQNAFLKATFLDQNNF
- a CDS encoding NAD-dependent epimerase/dehydratase family protein, giving the protein MRVVVIGGTGHIGTFLVPRLLALGCDVVSVSRQQREPYQNFPSWKAAQQVTIDRSAAEAAGEFGSAILALKPDVVIDLICFTPESNRQLTEALRAQIQHFLHCGTIWVHGHSTEVPTQESAARRPFGGYGTAKAAIEQELLQAARQQGFPATVLHPGHIVGPGWVPLNPAGHFNPEVFTALARGEELSLPNLGLETVHHVHADDVAQGFERALTHWNSAVGEAFHLVSPAALTLRGYAEAVSRWFGHEANLSFMPFGEWRSGVAEKDAQATWEHISRSPNCSIAKARQALGYVPRYSSLEGVQTSLTALIAQGVVTP
- a CDS encoding CBS domain-containing protein, with protein sequence MLVRDAMHGITVTIQSHQSLPDAVVMMETLKVKRLPVMLNTTLVGLLSDGDIKRHLPALHDGLTPWDFTYRAGTVKVSEAMCRTVISTTSDTRLETAIELMLERRVGGLPVLGDGELVGMLTLTDVLRAALTAPRDMWANVREHMTQQVIAVTADSPASEAAATLRITRLRVLPVTERGQLVGVIHQTDIEAAVERQVAAHGDTLLSDQFFLKNVSARDLMRPPADLVTASMPMRDAVTKMFSSDVHGLPVVSDSGKLLGVVTVSDVLKTLLGQQAAHHT